A window of Streptomyces caniferus contains these coding sequences:
- a CDS encoding cytochrome P450: protein MTTLRSRIIAWAGRMYLARTQKKGFDLSRMSFLPESVLMPLRREGLNPVGDLAAVREREPISKLPVPIAANVWLVTGYDEVKAVLGKANSFSSDFTNLVGKAGAGAEQNPGGLGFADPPVHTRLRRLLTPEFTMRRLTRLTPRIHEIVEERLDAMEKAGKDGDPVDIVHAFALPIPSLVICELLGVPYEDRADFERLSAARFDLFSGANASFGAISESLSYFRDIVKKQRENPGDGLLGMIVKEHGDSVSDEELAGLADGVLTGGFETTASMLALGALVLLQDPKHFAALHDGDDVVDRYVEELLRYLTVVQVAFPRFAREDLEIGGVHIASGDVVLCSLSGADRDGKLGPEMEQFDPTRNVPSHLAFGYGIHRCVGAELARMELRAAYPALVRRFPHMRLAAKPEDLEFRKLSIVYGIESLPVRLDG from the coding sequence ATGACGACTCTCCGTTCCCGGATCATCGCCTGGGCCGGCCGTATGTATCTGGCGAGAACTCAGAAGAAAGGCTTCGACCTGTCTCGAATGTCTTTCTTGCCCGAGTCCGTCCTGATGCCTTTGCGGCGCGAGGGGCTCAACCCTGTGGGCGATCTGGCCGCCGTCCGGGAGCGGGAGCCCATCAGTAAGCTCCCCGTACCGATAGCCGCCAACGTCTGGCTGGTCACCGGCTACGACGAGGTCAAGGCGGTCCTGGGAAAGGCGAATTCCTTCAGTTCGGACTTCACCAACCTCGTCGGCAAGGCCGGCGCAGGTGCCGAACAGAATCCCGGCGGACTCGGATTCGCCGACCCGCCGGTGCATACGCGTCTTCGCCGTCTTCTCACGCCTGAATTCACCATGCGCCGGCTCACCCGGCTCACCCCCCGCATTCACGAGATCGTCGAGGAGCGCCTCGACGCCATGGAAAAGGCGGGCAAGGACGGCGACCCGGTCGACATCGTCCACGCTTTCGCCCTCCCCATTCCCTCCCTCGTGATTTGCGAACTCCTCGGCGTCCCCTACGAGGACCGCGCCGACTTCGAACGCCTCAGCGCCGCCCGCTTCGACCTTTTCAGCGGCGCAAATGCCTCCTTCGGTGCCATATCCGAATCCCTTTCCTATTTCCGGGACATCGTCAAGAAGCAGCGCGAAAATCCGGGCGACGGACTGCTCGGCATGATCGTGAAGGAACACGGCGACTCGGTCAGCGACGAAGAGCTGGCGGGCCTCGCCGACGGCGTCCTCACCGGCGGCTTCGAAACCACCGCCAGCATGCTGGCCCTCGGTGCCCTGGTCCTCCTCCAGGACCCCAAGCACTTCGCCGCCCTCCACGACGGCGATGACGTCGTGGACCGTTACGTCGAAGAACTCCTCCGCTACTTGACCGTCGTGCAGGTCGCCTTCCCGCGCTTCGCCCGTGAGGATCTGGAAATCGGTGGCGTACACATCGCCTCCGGAGATGTGGTGCTGTGCTCCCTGAGCGGTGCGGACCGGGACGGCAAACTGGGCCCGGAAATGGAACAGTTCGACCCCACCCGCAATGTCCCCTCCCATCTCGCCTTCGGCTACGGAATCCACCGCTGCGTGGGCGCCGAGTTGGCCCGCATGGAACTCCGCGCCGCCTACCCCGCCTTGGTGCGCCGCTTTCCCCACATGCGCCTCGCCGCCAAACCGGAGGACCTCGAATTCCGCAAACTCTCCATCGTCTACGGAATCGAATCCCTACCGGTCCGGCTGGACGGCTGA
- a CDS encoding DUF6624 domain-containing protein, with the protein MTNDHGTAALTAELIRMAEEDHAASPGANSADPAEQLAWRRLTARHGDRLRQIMDAYGWPTAELVGDEAARGAWLIAQHADRQLDVQRRALRLMEAAVAAGAAGPRELAFLRDRTLVNEGRKQIYGTQIAGIEGGSPVPWPCDDPERMDALRAEAGIEPFKEYVAKFAVT; encoded by the coding sequence GTGACGAACGACCACGGCACGGCGGCATTGACCGCGGAACTCATCCGCATGGCCGAGGAGGACCACGCGGCATCCCCCGGCGCGAACAGCGCGGACCCCGCGGAGCAACTGGCCTGGCGCCGCCTCACCGCCCGGCACGGCGACCGCCTCCGCCAGATCATGGACGCGTACGGCTGGCCGACGGCGGAGCTGGTCGGCGACGAGGCCGCACGCGGCGCCTGGCTGATCGCCCAGCACGCCGACCGGCAGCTCGATGTCCAGCGGCGGGCGCTCCGACTTATGGAGGCCGCGGTGGCGGCGGGCGCGGCAGGCCCTCGCGAGCTGGCCTTCCTGCGCGACCGGACGCTGGTGAACGAGGGCCGCAAGCAGATCTACGGAACCCAGATCGCCGGGATCGAGGGCGGCTCTCCCGTCCCCTGGCCCTGTGACGACCCGGAGCGGATGGACGCCCTGCGGGCCGAGGCCGGCATCGAGCCCTTCAAGGAGTACGTCGCCAAGTTCGCGGTGACCTGA
- a CDS encoding penicillin-binding transpeptidase domain-containing protein, with product MIRCIRLTAAFSFLLLVALLVNAGRVQVFEAESYGASPANRRGQIVRYAQPRGAVLVAGRPVTGSRDSGGRLRYERTYTEGPLYAPVTGYSSQTYGTSLLERAEDGILSGADDRLATFPWWDRLTHTHRRGGSVHTTINPRMQRAAFDGLGDKKGAVAAIEPRTGRVLALVSTPSYDPGELSGNGTAVGEAWHRLNGAEQQPMLNRALRQTYPPGSTFKVVTAAAALESGKVTDIDAPTDSPDPYPLPGTDTRLGNAAEGCEDASLKDAFRASCNTVFARLGAEIGLPAMAGTARRFGFNDPRLRIPSLVAVSNFDTRMDASQVALSAIGQYDTAATPLQMAMVAAAVANGGQLTSPSLVDQVTDARGVLVSGGPPRPTRQVTGPVTAQQLQEMMVDVVEHGSGRHAAIKGVTVGGKTGTAQHGVRNEGTPYAWFISWARAKDSYEPAVAVAVVVEDAAADRADISGGGSAAPIARAVMAAALG from the coding sequence TTGATCCGCTGTATTCGCCTGACCGCCGCCTTCTCGTTCCTCCTCCTCGTGGCGCTGCTGGTCAACGCCGGCCGGGTGCAGGTCTTCGAGGCGGAGAGCTACGGGGCCAGCCCGGCCAACCGCCGGGGGCAGATCGTGCGTTACGCCCAGCCGCGCGGTGCCGTGCTCGTCGCCGGCCGGCCGGTCACCGGCTCCCGGGACAGCGGGGGGCGGCTGCGCTACGAGCGCACCTACACCGAGGGGCCGCTGTACGCGCCGGTCACCGGCTACTCCTCGCAGACCTACGGGACCTCGCTGCTGGAGCGCGCGGAGGACGGCATCCTCTCCGGCGCCGACGACCGGCTCGCCACCTTCCCGTGGTGGGACCGGCTGACCCACACCCACCGGCGCGGCGGCAGCGTCCACACCACCATCAACCCCCGGATGCAGCGCGCCGCGTTCGACGGGCTGGGGGACAAGAAGGGGGCGGTGGCGGCGATCGAGCCGCGTACGGGGCGGGTCCTGGCGCTGGTCAGCACACCGTCGTACGACCCGGGCGAGCTGTCGGGCAACGGCACCGCGGTCGGCGAGGCCTGGCACCGGCTGAACGGGGCGGAGCAGCAGCCGATGCTCAACCGGGCGCTGCGCCAGACCTATCCGCCCGGCTCCACGTTCAAGGTCGTCACCGCGGCGGCCGCGCTGGAGAGCGGCAAGGTCACCGATATCGACGCCCCCACCGATTCGCCCGACCCCTACCCCCTGCCCGGCACCGACACCCGGCTCGGCAATGCCGCCGAGGGGTGCGAGGACGCGTCGCTCAAGGACGCCTTCCGGGCCTCGTGCAACACCGTCTTCGCGCGGCTGGGCGCGGAGATCGGGCTGCCGGCGATGGCCGGCACGGCCCGGAGGTTCGGCTTCAACGATCCCCGTCTGCGGATCCCCTCGCTGGTGGCGGTCAGCAACTTCGATACGCGGATGGACGCCTCGCAGGTCGCGCTCTCCGCCATCGGGCAGTACGACACCGCCGCCACACCGCTCCAGATGGCGATGGTCGCGGCGGCGGTCGCCAACGGAGGCCAGCTGACGTCCCCGTCGCTCGTCGACCAGGTGACCGACGCCCGGGGTGTCCTGGTCTCGGGCGGTCCGCCCCGTCCCACACGCCAGGTGACGGGTCCGGTCACGGCGCAGCAGCTCCAGGAGATGATGGTCGACGTCGTCGAGCACGGCAGCGGGCGGCACGCCGCGATCAAGGGCGTCACGGTCGGCGGCAAGACCGGCACCGCGCAGCACGGGGTGCGCAACGAGGGCACGCCGTATGCCTGGTTCATCTCCTGGGCGAGGGCGAAGGACAGTTACGAGCCGGCCGTGGCCGTGGCGGTGGTGGTCGAGGACGCGGCCGCCGACCGTGCGGACATCAGCGGCGGAGGGAGCGCGGCCCCCATCGCGCGGGCGGTGATGGCGGCGGCGCTGGGCTGA
- a CDS encoding HD domain-containing protein, with product MADAIPSMEPAPPPLLSLAEVEALARRAHSGQTDKAGRPYAEHLAAVAAGVRERGGSDEQIAAAWLHDAVEDEALSREWLAGAALSESTKAMILAVTKRAAEPVEEYTARILATPGALLVKESDLAHNADPERLAVLDAPTRERLTAKYARVRELLGLSQP from the coding sequence ATGGCTGATGCGATCCCATCCATGGAACCTGCTCCGCCCCCGCTGTTGTCCCTGGCCGAGGTGGAGGCGCTGGCCCGGCGCGCGCATTCCGGGCAGACCGACAAGGCGGGCCGCCCGTACGCCGAACATCTGGCCGCGGTCGCGGCGGGGGTGCGCGAACGGGGCGGCAGTGATGAACAGATCGCCGCTGCCTGGCTGCACGACGCGGTCGAGGACGAGGCGCTGAGCCGGGAGTGGCTGGCCGGTGCGGCGCTGAGCGAGTCGACCAAGGCGATGATCCTGGCCGTCACGAAGCGGGCGGCCGAACCGGTCGAGGAGTACACCGCACGCATTCTGGCCACGCCCGGGGCGCTGCTGGTCAAGGAGTCCGACCTCGCGCACAACGCCGATCCGGAGCGGCTGGCCGTACTGGACGCGCCCACGCGGGAGCGGCTGACGGCCAAGTACGCGCGGGTGCGGGAGCTGTTGGGGCTCTCCCAGCCGTAA
- a CDS encoding ABC transporter ATP-binding protein — protein MIAALEGVGVRRYTTGQVILDAVDWSVRSGEHWALLGANGAGKTTILRLVGALMFPTVGTVEVLGHRLGAVDVRELRAVIGLVSGAQKVLQDATGHTVVLTGASGTVQPLWRTYDEATRERAHELLSELDCKELAERPYGVCSGGQRARILIARALMADPRLLLLDEPFNALDLPSREDLIDALHRLALGRPELATVTVTHHLEELSPSVGHALLLREGRVQARGPVDEVLTGERMTACFGRPIEVSRHEGRWLARSGRR, from the coding sequence GTGATCGCCGCCCTGGAAGGCGTCGGCGTCCGCCGGTACACCACCGGGCAGGTCATCCTCGACGCCGTGGACTGGAGCGTGCGGTCCGGTGAGCACTGGGCGCTGCTCGGTGCGAACGGCGCCGGCAAGACCACCATCCTGCGCCTCGTGGGGGCGCTGATGTTCCCCACCGTCGGCACCGTCGAGGTGCTCGGGCACCGGCTCGGCGCGGTGGACGTCCGCGAGCTGCGCGCCGTCATCGGGCTGGTCTCCGGCGCGCAGAAGGTGCTGCAGGACGCGACGGGGCACACGGTCGTGCTGACCGGCGCGAGCGGCACCGTGCAGCCGCTGTGGCGCACCTACGACGAGGCCACCCGTGAGCGCGCCCATGAGCTGCTCTCCGAGCTGGACTGCAAGGAGCTGGCCGAGCGGCCGTACGGGGTGTGCTCGGGCGGCCAGCGGGCCAGGATCCTGATCGCCCGCGCGCTGATGGCCGACCCCCGTCTGCTGCTGCTCGACGAGCCGTTCAACGCGCTCGACCTGCCCTCCCGCGAGGATCTGATCGATGCCCTGCACCGGCTGGCCCTGGGGCGTCCGGAGTTGGCGACCGTGACGGTCACCCACCATCTGGAGGAGCTCTCCCCGTCCGTCGGCCATGCTCTGCTGCTGCGCGAGGGGCGGGTGCAGGCGCGCGGCCCGGTGGACGAGGTGCTGACGGGAGAGCGGATGACCGCCTGTTTCGGCCGCCCCATCGAGGTGTCCCGGCACGAGGGGCGGTGGCTGGCCCGGTCCGGCAGGCGGTAG
- a CDS encoding MarR family transcriptional regulator, with amino-acid sequence MAKRYEPGEPEPEPGREPEGMDLVHLLREVTVRLDLAGARFAGRNGLHPTDLRALVSLLDAARAGAESTPGRLGERLGLNSAGTTALVDRLERLGLIRRVRDTRDRRRVLLEVDERAIALGQSFFGPLIDRTIDLLATFEAGEQAAIRRFLSGVRDAAGEE; translated from the coding sequence ATGGCGAAGCGGTACGAACCAGGGGAGCCGGAGCCGGAGCCGGGACGGGAACCGGAGGGGATGGACCTCGTCCATCTGCTGCGCGAGGTGACCGTGCGGCTCGACCTCGCGGGAGCGCGGTTCGCCGGCCGCAACGGCCTGCACCCCACTGATCTGCGGGCCCTGGTCAGCCTGCTCGACGCGGCCCGGGCCGGCGCCGAGTCGACCCCCGGGCGGCTCGGCGAGCGGCTGGGGCTGAACTCCGCCGGTACCACGGCGCTGGTCGACCGCCTGGAGCGGCTCGGCCTGATCCGGCGGGTGCGCGACACCCGTGACCGGCGCCGTGTCCTGCTGGAGGTCGACGAGCGCGCCATCGCCCTGGGCCAGTCCTTCTTCGGCCCGCTGATCGACCGCACGATCGACCTGCTCGCCACCTTCGAGGCAGGAGAACAGGCGGCGATCCGGCGGTTCCTGAGCGGGGTGCGGGACGCGGCCGGGGAGGAGTGA
- a CDS encoding alpha/beta fold hydrolase has translation MTAAPSPHSPSPAPSPAFRDAYERAMALWPVPVERLDLASEFGSTRVNICGPAGAPPLVLLHGGGTTSAVWYAQVAALARTHRVHAVDQIGAPGLSVHSGRALRRPEDLFAWLDGVLSGLGLESVALLGHSYGGWLALSHAVHAAVAPPAGIAGTRGRVARLVLLDPTQCFAGYRPSYLLRALPLFVRPGERSTRRFLAWETRGAPPAPELVRLMGLGAVEFRAAKVVTGPRPDASRLAAASVPTLVLLAEHSRAHDLHRVAARAGRTPGVRIGTMAGVAHHSLPYDRADDVSRRVLDFLDTGPKGAG, from the coding sequence ATGACCGCAGCCCCCTCCCCGCACTCTCCCTCGCCCGCCCCCTCCCCCGCCTTCCGTGACGCCTACGAACGGGCCATGGCGCTCTGGCCGGTGCCGGTGGAACGGCTCGATCTGGCATCGGAGTTCGGCAGCACCCGGGTCAACATCTGCGGTCCGGCCGGCGCCCCGCCGCTGGTCCTGCTGCACGGCGGAGGCACGACCTCGGCCGTCTGGTACGCCCAGGTCGCCGCGCTCGCCCGGACGCACCGGGTGCACGCCGTGGACCAGATCGGTGCGCCGGGGCTCAGTGTGCACTCCGGTCGTGCCCTGCGGCGGCCGGAGGACCTGTTCGCCTGGCTCGACGGCGTGCTCAGCGGGCTCGGCCTGGAGTCGGTCGCGCTGCTGGGGCATTCGTACGGCGGCTGGCTCGCGCTGAGCCATGCCGTGCACGCCGCCGTTGCACCTCCCGCCGGCATCGCGGGAACGCGGGGACGGGTGGCGCGGCTGGTGCTGCTCGACCCGACCCAGTGCTTCGCCGGCTACCGGCCGTCGTACCTGCTGCGTGCGCTGCCGCTGTTCGTCCGGCCCGGCGAGCGGAGCACCCGGCGGTTCCTGGCGTGGGAGACGCGGGGCGCGCCGCCCGCGCCGGAACTGGTGCGGCTGATGGGCCTGGGCGCCGTCGAGTTCCGCGCCGCGAAGGTGGTCACGGGGCCGCGCCCGGATGCCTCCCGCCTCGCCGCGGCGTCGGTGCCGACCCTGGTGCTGCTGGCGGAACACAGCCGGGCGCACGACCTGCACCGGGTCGCCGCACGGGCCGGACGGACGCCGGGCGTACGGATCGGGACCATGGCGGGCGTCGCCCACCACTCCCTGCCGTACGACCGTGCCGACGATGTCAGCCGCCGGGTCCTGGACTTCCTGGATACGGGGCCTAAGGGCGCGGGTTGA
- a CDS encoding ferritin-like domain-containing protein, whose amino-acid sequence MSTRDLYVQDPGDSVWKVPASGAARFSWDYDDGRDRLLALYQKGKDKQWDATLRIDWGLEVDPYDPLGTPDESMSLYGTKYWDKMTEKDRGEMRQHYTSWQFSQFLHGEQGAMVCAARIVESVPDLDAKFYSATQTMDEARHAEIYSRFLQEKIGMLYPVNDNLQALLADTLKDSRWDMPYLGMQVLIEGLALAAFGMIRDTTTKPLPKQILAYVMQDEARHVAFGRMALRDYYKQLTDAELREREEFVIEGCYLMRDRLRGLEVLENFGIPHDEAAEFTENSEFLHLFRKLLFSRIVPCVKDIGLWGERLQRAYVDMGVFEMGDSNLDLLMAEDEELAEKLDAERFAAEEEVRTAEVAAAIADGAAED is encoded by the coding sequence GTGTCGACCCGAGATCTCTACGTACAGGACCCAGGCGACTCCGTGTGGAAGGTGCCCGCGTCCGGTGCGGCACGCTTCAGCTGGGATTACGACGACGGGCGCGACCGGCTGCTGGCCCTCTACCAGAAGGGCAAGGACAAGCAGTGGGACGCCACGCTGCGGATCGACTGGGGCCTGGAGGTCGACCCCTACGACCCGCTCGGCACCCCGGACGAGTCCATGTCCCTGTACGGCACGAAGTACTGGGACAAAATGACCGAGAAGGACCGCGGCGAAATGCGGCAGCACTACACCTCCTGGCAGTTCAGCCAGTTCCTGCACGGTGAGCAGGGCGCCATGGTCTGCGCGGCGCGGATCGTGGAATCTGTCCCGGACCTCGACGCGAAGTTCTACTCCGCCACCCAGACCATGGACGAGGCGCGGCACGCCGAGATATACAGCCGCTTCCTCCAGGAGAAGATCGGGATGCTCTACCCGGTCAACGACAATCTCCAGGCGCTGCTCGCGGACACCCTGAAGGACTCCCGCTGGGACATGCCCTACCTCGGCATGCAGGTGCTGATCGAGGGCCTGGCACTGGCCGCCTTCGGCATGATCCGCGACACCACCACCAAGCCGCTGCCCAAGCAGATCCTCGCGTACGTCATGCAGGACGAGGCGCGCCATGTCGCCTTCGGCCGGATGGCGCTGCGCGACTACTACAAGCAGCTCACCGACGCCGAACTGCGCGAACGCGAGGAGTTCGTGATCGAGGGCTGCTACCTGATGCGCGACCGGCTGCGCGGTCTGGAAGTCCTGGAGAACTTCGGCATACCGCACGACGAAGCCGCCGAATTCACCGAGAACTCCGAATTCCTGCACCTTTTCCGCAAGCTGCTCTTCAGCCGGATCGTGCCCTGTGTGAAGGACATCGGACTGTGGGGCGAACGGCTCCAGCGCGCCTATGTGGACATGGGTGTCTTCGAGATGGGCGACTCCAACCTCGATCTGCTCATGGCCGAGGACGAGGAGCTCGCCGAGAAGCTCGACGCGGAGCGCTTCGCGGCCGAGGAGGAGGTCCGGACGGCGGAGGTCGCGGCGGCCATCGCGGACGGGGCGGCCGAGGACTGA
- a CDS encoding AurF N-oxygenase family protein, whose amino-acid sequence MTSAPTEMTVTDTEVLRDALGLLKDREQVAERLLDSSAKHSFDPDTELDWDAPLEEGKWFWPPELVSLYDTPLWKRMSPEQQQDLSRHEAASLASLGIWFEIILMQLLVRHIYDKPVTSAHVRYALTEIADECRHSQMFARMIQKGGAPTYPVSRLNHNLARVLKTISTTPGSFACTLLGEEILDWMQRLTFPDERVQPIVRGVTRIHVVEEARHVRYAREELRRQMVTAPRWEQELTRISSGEAARVFSVAFVNPDVYTNVGLDRREAVAQVKASGHRREVMQSGARRLTDFLDEIGVLRGMGRRLWRSSGLLA is encoded by the coding sequence ATGACGAGCGCGCCCACCGAGATGACCGTGACGGACACCGAAGTCCTGCGGGACGCCCTCGGTCTGCTCAAGGACCGGGAGCAGGTCGCCGAGCGGTTGCTCGACTCCTCCGCCAAGCACTCCTTCGACCCCGACACCGAACTCGACTGGGACGCCCCGCTCGAAGAGGGCAAGTGGTTCTGGCCGCCGGAACTGGTCTCGCTCTACGACACCCCGTTGTGGAAGCGGATGTCACCGGAGCAGCAGCAGGACCTCTCCCGGCACGAGGCCGCCTCGCTCGCCTCGCTCGGCATCTGGTTCGAGATCATCCTGATGCAACTGCTCGTCCGGCACATCTACGACAAGCCGGTGACCAGCGCGCATGTCCGCTACGCCCTCACCGAGATAGCCGACGAGTGCCGGCACTCCCAGATGTTCGCGCGCATGATCCAGAAGGGCGGCGCGCCGACGTACCCGGTCTCCCGCCTCAACCACAACCTCGCCCGCGTCCTCAAGACCATCTCCACCACCCCGGGCTCCTTCGCCTGCACCCTGCTCGGCGAGGAGATCCTGGACTGGATGCAGCGGCTGACCTTCCCGGACGAGCGGGTGCAGCCGATCGTGCGCGGAGTGACCCGCATCCATGTCGTCGAGGAGGCCCGGCATGTGCGCTACGCCCGCGAGGAGCTGCGCCGCCAGATGGTCACCGCGCCGCGCTGGGAGCAGGAGTTGACCCGCATCAGCTCCGGCGAGGCGGCCCGGGTCTTCTCCGTCGCCTTCGTCAATCCGGACGTCTACACCAATGTGGGCCTGGACCGGCGCGAGGCCGTGGCCCAGGTCAAGGCCAGTGGGCACCGCCGCGAGGTGATGCAGTCGGGCGCCCGGCGGCTGACCGATTTCCTGGACGAGATCGGCGTACTGCGCGGTATGGGCCGCAGGTTGTGGCGGAGCTCGGGGCTGCTGGCCTGA
- a CDS encoding TetR/AcrR family transcriptional regulator → MNGSGTAPAVPRPAYRRLSVEQRRSQLLTAALDLFAQRAPEDVSLDDVALAAGVSRPLVYRYFPGGKQQLYEAALRSAADILERCFAEPETGPLTRRLSCALDRYLAFVDEHDAGFSALLQGGSVVETTRTSAIVDEVRRAAADQILRHLGEPEPGLRLRMTVRMWITAVEAASLIWLDEDKQPSLDELRNWLVDHFVALLTATAATDPQTARVTRAALKLETAEGPAGDLARRVLPVVSDAAHLL, encoded by the coding sequence ATGAACGGCAGCGGCACCGCCCCAGCAGTACCCCGACCCGCCTACCGCAGGCTGAGCGTCGAGCAGCGCCGCAGCCAACTGCTCACCGCCGCGCTGGACCTGTTCGCCCAGCGCGCGCCCGAGGACGTCTCGCTGGACGACGTCGCCCTGGCCGCCGGTGTCTCGCGCCCGCTGGTCTACCGCTACTTCCCCGGCGGCAAGCAGCAGTTGTACGAGGCCGCGCTGCGCAGCGCGGCCGACATCCTGGAGCGCTGTTTCGCCGAGCCGGAGACCGGACCGCTCACCCGCCGGCTCTCGTGCGCACTGGACCGCTATCTGGCCTTCGTCGACGAGCACGACGCCGGGTTCAGCGCACTGCTGCAGGGCGGCAGCGTCGTGGAGACCACCCGTACGTCCGCGATCGTGGACGAGGTGCGGCGTGCCGCCGCCGACCAGATCCTGCGGCATCTGGGCGAGCCGGAGCCCGGCCTGCGGCTGCGGATGACCGTCCGCATGTGGATCACCGCGGTCGAGGCGGCCTCGCTGATCTGGCTCGACGAGGACAAGCAGCCGTCCCTCGACGAGCTGCGGAACTGGCTGGTGGACCACTTCGTGGCGCTGCTGACCGCCACCGCGGCCACCGACCCGCAGACCGCGCGGGTGACCCGGGCGGCACTGAAGCTGGAGACCGCCGAGGGCCCGGCGGGCGACCTGGCCCGCCGTGTCCTGCCCGTCGTGAGCGACGCCGCGCATCTGCTGTGA